In Planococcus sp. MB-3u-03, the DNA window CGGACGGTCTGCTTGATCATCGTGGACGACAGGAAAATCCATTTCTTGTTGGCGCTGACGCTTGCGGCGACAATCGACTCGGTCTTGCCGACACGAGGCATGCCCCGGAGGCCGACCAGTTTGTGGCCTTCCTGTTTGAAGATTTCCGCCATGAAATCGACGAGCAGCCCGAGTTCATCCCGCACGAAACGGAAAGTTTTGCGGTCGTCTGCGTCGCGCTGGATATAACGGCCATGCCGCACCGCCAGAATGTCCCGCAATTTCGGTTCGCGGAATTTCGTCACCGCAATGGTTTCGATCGTCGACAGGATCTGTTCGAAGCGTTCGATCTGCACGTCATGCTCTGCACGCAGCAGCATACCGCGACGCCCCTGGTCCACACCATTGATGGTGACGATATTGACGCGCAGCATGCCGAGAAGCGATGCGATGTCCCCGAGCAGTCCCGGGCGGTTGACTTGGATTTCATACTCAAAATACCATTCTTTCATGCTTCACTCTCCCTTCCCATACCTTTATCATCCTCTGGTCCATTGCCTTTATGATAGCCTAGATCAACAATGATGAAAAGCTTACGGGCGCTAGATGAGCCAGCCGCCATTGACACGGATCGTCTGCCCGGTAATATAATCTGCTTTGCCGCTGGATAAAAACGCCACCGCATGGGCGATATCTTCAGGAGACCCTGCCCCGAGCGGAATTTCTTCTTCGAGCGCCAGCCAGTCTTCATCTGTCAATCCGGCATTCATTTTCGTGCGGATCAACCCGGGCGATACCGTATTGACACGTGTGCCGGACGGCGCCATCTCTTTGGCATAAGCTTTCGTGAATGCGAGTTGGGCACCTTTCACGGCTGAATATGCCGTTTCCATTGAAGCGCCGGTTTCACCCCAGATCGATGCAATGAAAATGACATATGATTTGGCATGCCTCTTGAAATAAGGCGACAATAGCCGCACCGTCTCGATTGGATTCTTAACATGGACGCGCCATAAAGCGTCCTGCTCGGCGCTGCTCGTGTCTTGCAACAGGCCTGACAGCGCATGGCCGCTCGCACAAACGATGCACGAACAGTCGAATACTTGGTTTGCGACTTGCTCGGCGCCGCCGTCATTCGTGAAATCGCCCTGTACCGAAATGAACTCCTGCTGCGGGTAGCGCACGCTGAGCTCCTCCGCAAATGCTTCAAGGGCGTTCGAATGATAATGAAGATAAAGCGACCAGCCCTCGTCCGCCATCTGTCTGACAATAGCTCCGCCGATGTCTCCCGATGCCCCCAGAATCAGAGCGAATTGCTTCACGCCTGTTCCTTCTCCGGTGATTTGATCGTAAAGACCGATTGCTGGCTTTCTGCACTGACTAAAGCGAATGCGTTTTGCAAATCGGCCACTTCGATCTGTTCAAGCACCGGCACGACATCGAAAAGATTCATGCCGTTGAACGCATATTGCGTAAATTGGTTGGCAATATATTCCGGTGAATTCAACGCGCGCATGAAAAAGCCAATTTTCTTGCGGCGCACGCGGTCCAGGTCTTCCTGACCGAACGGCCATTTTTCCACTGCCTGATGAATCGCTTTTTTGACCTCTTGCGCAAACTTTTCAGGATGATTCGTATCCGTCCCGATCAGTGCATAACCGAATCCACTTTCCAACGAATAATCGAATGAATACGATTCATCGATCCAGCCATTCTCGTAGGCTTCATGGTAGAAATTCGAAGTTCTGCCAAACAATAATTCGTACGCTAGCTGCGCGGACAATTCATGCTTGAGCATTTCCGGCCCGTGCAGATCAAGCCGCTCCGGTTTGACGCCGACAAAGACTTTCGGTTTTTGGACCGCCATTTCCAGTGTCCGCTCCTTAATCGCCGCTTCCTTCGGCTCTTCAGGGAAAATGCGCTCGATAGGTGCAGGCGCATCGAAAGTTTTCGCTGCCTGGTTGTCTTTGACGAATTGCATCATGCTGTCCGGCTCAACGTTTCCGACGATGAACAAAGCCATATTCGACGGGTGGTAGAACGTATGGTAGCACGTATAGAGATGCTCTGCCGTGATGTGCTGGATCGACTCAACCGTCCCTGCGATATCGATTTTCACTGGATGGTTTTTGTATAGGTTCTCGATCATGCCGAAATACAAACGCCAATCCGGCTGGTCGTCATACATGGTGA includes these proteins:
- a CDS encoding YmfK family protein, which translates into the protein MKEWYFEYEIQVNRPGLLGDIASLLGMLRVNIVTINGVDQGRRGMLLRAEHDVQIERFEQILSTIETIAVTKFREPKLRDILAVRHGRYIQRDADDRKTFRFVRDELGLLVDFMAEIFKQEGHKLVGLRGMPRVGKTESIVAASVSANKKWIFLSSTMIKQTVRNQLMGDEHNDNNIFILDGIVTRRSADERHLQLVREMMRMPTIKVVEHPDKFVEHSEYSIDDFDYIIELRHHPEEKITYEVLEKNTFMDNKDQMDMFGDGFNF
- the ymfI gene encoding elongation factor P 5-aminopentanone reductase — its product is MKQFALILGASGDIGGAIVRQMADEGWSLYLHYHSNALEAFAEELSVRYPQQEFISVQGDFTNDGGAEQVANQVFDCSCIVCASGHALSGLLQDTSSAEQDALWRVHVKNPIETVRLLSPYFKRHAKSYVIFIASIWGETGASMETAYSAVKGAQLAFTKAYAKEMAPSGTRVNTVSPGLIRTKMNAGLTDEDWLALEEEIPLGAGSPEDIAHAVAFLSSGKADYITGQTIRVNGGWLI
- the yfmH gene encoding EF-P 5-aminopentanol modification-associated protein YfmH — its product is MNKMEFNQLEETLYHEQLPNGLTVYILPKRGFSKTYATFTTKYGSIDNHFVPLGEEQAVQVPDGIAHFLEHKMFEKKKAIFSRSSAKRRFRQCVHFVHADGLSIFRDRAHPGKRHDLIDFVQSPYFTEQTVEKEKGIIAQEITMYDDQPDWRLYFGMIENLYKNHPVKIDIAGTVESIQHITAEHLYTCYHTFYHPSNMALFIVGNVEPDSMMQFVKDNQAAKTFDAPAPIERIFPEEPKEAAIKERTLEMAVQKPKVFVGVKPERLDLHGPEMLKHELSAQLAYELLFGRTSNFYHEAYENGWIDESYSFDYSLESGFGYALIGTDTNHPEKFAQEVKKAIHQAVEKWPFGQEDLDRVRRKKIGFFMRALNSPEYIANQFTQYAFNGMNLFDVVPVLEQIEVADLQNAFALVSAESQQSVFTIKSPEKEQA